The proteins below come from a single Dinghuibacter silviterrae genomic window:
- the pstA gene encoding phosphate ABC transporter permease PstA: MNTNTPINYRLAKSRAFKIVIIIFAFIITVPLFFIIGYIFTKGVTKINWTFLTHIPKPVGETGGGIINALVGSLLIVAVASVMAIPIGILCGIYLSENKRAKLAYWARLSVDILQGVPSIVVGIVIYFWIVKPAGGFSAFSGSVALAIMMLPIIVRSTEETLKLLPDSLKEAALALGIPYHRVILSVIVPCGISGILSGVILSVARIAGETAPLLFTAFGNPYLTGDIRKPMQSLPLLIFNYATSPYDDWRDLAWGASLILLLWVLLLNIFTKVITRKWKIQL; this comes from the coding sequence ATGAATACGAATACACCCATCAATTACCGGTTGGCCAAGAGCAGGGCTTTTAAGATCGTGATCATTATTTTTGCCTTCATCATCACCGTCCCCCTGTTCTTTATCATCGGCTATATTTTTACCAAGGGGGTTACCAAAATCAACTGGACCTTCCTCACCCATATCCCCAAACCCGTCGGTGAAACCGGGGGCGGGATCATCAACGCCCTGGTGGGCAGCCTGCTCATCGTGGCCGTGGCCTCGGTCATGGCCATCCCCATCGGTATCCTTTGCGGGATCTACCTCAGCGAAAACAAGCGCGCCAAGCTGGCCTATTGGGCCCGGTTGTCCGTGGACATCCTCCAGGGGGTGCCCTCGATCGTCGTCGGTATCGTCATCTATTTCTGGATCGTCAAACCCGCCGGGGGCTTTTCCGCCTTCTCCGGGAGCGTGGCGCTGGCGATCATGATGCTCCCCATCATCGTGCGGTCTACCGAGGAGACCCTAAAGCTCCTTCCCGATTCGTTGAAGGAAGCGGCGCTGGCGCTGGGTATCCCCTATCACCGGGTGATCCTCAGCGTGATCGTGCCCTGCGGCATCTCCGGTATCCTGTCCGGGGTCATCCTATCGGTCGCTCGTATCGCCGGGGAAACCGCGCCCCTGCTCTTTACCGCCTTTGGGAACCCCTACCTTACCGGGGACATCCGTAAACCCATGCAAAGCTTACCCCTGCTGATCTTCAACTACGCCACCAGCCCGTACGACGACTGGAGGGACCTCGCCTGGGGCGCTTCCCTTATCCTGCTTCTGTGGGTACTATTACTTAACATCTTTACAAAAGTGATCACAAGAAAATGGAAGATACAATTGTAA
- a CDS encoding Gfo/Idh/MocA family protein yields MSTLTPPIRWGILGVAKIALKQVIPAMQQGKLTTVTAIASRDLHRAEAAAEDLGIPKAYGSYEELLADPEVDAVYNPLPNHLHVPWTLKALQAGKHVLCEKPIALDVSEAKALMTAAATYPGMRVMEAFMYRFHPQWIRARTLVREGAIGEVHAIHAHFSYYNDDPGNIRNQAEIGGGGLMDIGCYCISWPRFILDAEPVKVTGLVELDPVLGVDRVTSGLLDFSGVQATFTCSTQMAPYQRVLVHGTTGRLEVLIPANAPAGEATRILIQTAGAPARELLVEAANQYTLQGDAFSRAILEGKEVPTPLGDAVSNMEVIDAVVRGAKEGRWVNL; encoded by the coding sequence ATGAGCACCCTCACTCCCCCCATCCGCTGGGGCATCCTCGGCGTCGCCAAGATTGCCCTCAAACAGGTCATCCCTGCCATGCAACAGGGCAAGCTGACAACGGTCACCGCCATCGCGAGCCGCGACCTGCACCGGGCCGAAGCCGCCGCGGAAGACCTGGGTATCCCCAAGGCGTATGGGAGTTATGAAGAGCTGCTCGCCGACCCAGAGGTGGACGCTGTGTACAACCCCCTCCCCAACCACCTTCACGTCCCCTGGACCCTCAAGGCGTTGCAGGCGGGCAAACACGTGCTTTGCGAAAAACCTATCGCACTCGATGTGAGCGAAGCCAAGGCCCTCATGACCGCCGCGGCCACCTATCCCGGTATGCGCGTTATGGAAGCCTTTATGTACCGCTTTCACCCACAATGGATCCGGGCCCGGACCCTTGTCCGCGAAGGCGCGATCGGTGAGGTACACGCAATCCACGCCCACTTCTCTTATTACAACGACGACCCCGGCAACATCCGCAACCAGGCGGAAATCGGTGGGGGCGGGTTGATGGATATCGGGTGTTATTGTATTTCGTGGCCACGGTTTATCCTCGACGCAGAACCGGTAAAAGTCACCGGTTTGGTCGAGCTTGATCCCGTGCTCGGTGTCGACCGGGTGACGTCCGGGTTGCTTGACTTTAGCGGCGTGCAGGCCACGTTTACGTGTTCGACCCAAATGGCGCCTTACCAGCGGGTGCTGGTACACGGGACGACGGGGCGGCTGGAAGTGCTGATCCCTGCCAACGCGCCTGCCGGGGAAGCCACCCGTATCCTCATTCAAACTGCCGGTGCGCCTGCGCGGGAGCTCCTGGTAGAAGCGGCCAACCAGTATACATTGCAGGGGGATGCTTTTTCAAGGGCGATCCTTGAAGGGAAGGAGGTGCCGACACCTTTGGGCGATGCGGTAAGCAATATGGAAGTGATCGACGCGGTGGTGCGCGGAGCGAAAGAAGGAAGGTGGGTGAACCTCTAG
- a CDS encoding thiol-disulfide oxidoreductase DCC family protein produces MTTLRDHIILYDEECPMCKVYTRAFTATGMLDKDGRVPYQEAICPMVDMRRAVNEIALVDKKTGEVKYGIDSLFAVLGNAWPFWKPLFAWKPFAWLMRKAYAFISYNRKVIIPAPQRSDFQPSFRLRYRIAYLLFSWLIVGAILTAFAPLVVAPGGPYREYLICGGQIFFQGAVMALYARHKLWDYLGNMMTISLAGALLLVPALLLPLPARPYFMIVVALMVLEHIRRTRLLGLGWVPTITWILYRLIILYAIS; encoded by the coding sequence ATGACTACGCTTCGAGACCATATCATCCTGTACGATGAGGAATGCCCGATGTGCAAGGTTTATACCCGGGCCTTCACCGCCACAGGGATGTTGGACAAAGACGGAAGGGTGCCTTACCAGGAAGCGATTTGCCCAATGGTTGACATGCGTCGTGCGGTCAACGAGATTGCATTGGTCGACAAGAAAACAGGGGAGGTCAAATATGGAATCGACAGCCTGTTTGCCGTCCTGGGGAATGCCTGGCCCTTCTGGAAACCGCTCTTCGCCTGGAAACCTTTTGCCTGGCTGATGCGGAAGGCGTATGCCTTCATCTCCTATAACCGGAAGGTGATCATCCCCGCGCCTCAGCGATCGGATTTTCAGCCCTCCTTCCGCCTCCGCTACCGGATCGCTTATCTGTTGTTTAGCTGGTTGATCGTTGGTGCCATCCTGACCGCCTTTGCCCCCCTGGTGGTAGCCCCCGGCGGCCCCTACCGGGAATACCTGATCTGCGGCGGGCAGATCTTTTTCCAGGGCGCGGTGATGGCATTGTATGCGCGCCACAAACTTTGGGACTACCTCGGAAATATGATGACCATCTCGCTGGCGGGGGCGCTCCTGCTGGTACCTGCGTTGTTACTGCCCTTGCCGGCGCGGCCGTATTTCATGATCGTCGTTGCCCTGATGGTCCTCGAACACATCCGTCGTACCCGGCTGCTAGGCCTGGGCTGGGTACCGACGATCACCTGGATCCTGTACCGTTTAATCATACTATATGCCATTTCATAA
- a CDS encoding GbsR/MarR family transcriptional regulator, which produces MELLEAKQRFIESWGKLGSEWGVNRTMAQVHALLLISPEALTTEQVMETLQISRGNASMTLRDLIDWGLVEKQHRVGERKEYFFANKDTWYIARQVARERKKRELDPMLKILEELSQIKGSEKDPEYKTFKKTITDIHKLAGDAEKILDTMLKAGESWLLRWFK; this is translated from the coding sequence ATGGAACTCCTTGAGGCAAAACAGCGTTTTATCGAATCCTGGGGCAAACTGGGCTCTGAATGGGGCGTCAACCGCACCATGGCCCAGGTGCACGCCCTGCTGCTGATCAGCCCGGAGGCCCTGACGACCGAACAGGTCATGGAAACCCTCCAGATTTCCCGCGGCAACGCCAGCATGACGCTGCGCGACCTGATCGACTGGGGCCTGGTGGAAAAGCAACACCGGGTAGGGGAGCGGAAGGAGTACTTCTTTGCCAACAAGGACACCTGGTACATCGCCCGCCAGGTCGCCCGTGAGCGGAAAAAACGCGAGCTGGACCCGATGCTGAAAATCCTCGAAGAACTGTCGCAGATCAAGGGTAGTGAAAAGGACCCGGAGTATAAGACCTTCAAGAAAACCATAACAGACATCCACAAACTGGCGGGGGATGCCGAGAAGATCCTGGATACCATGTTGAAGGCGGGAGAGAGCTGGTTGCTTCGGTGGTTCAAGTAG
- a CDS encoding response regulator transcription factor has product MEHTLPSVALVDDHVLMRSGLAALIGGFEGFSVLFEADNGKDFIRQTSEGKTPDIVLLDIQMHEMDGYATAAWIKENLPETKVLALSMYDNDAAIIRMLRQGARGYVLKDIEPAELKQALRDLHTKGYYHTDMVTGRLINSMNQEDQAVLSEREQEFLTWACTELTYKAIADEMNLSPRTIDGYRDALFEKLHTKSRVGLVVYAIKHGIVRV; this is encoded by the coding sequence ATGGAACACACATTACCCTCTGTAGCCCTCGTGGACGACCATGTGCTGATGCGCAGCGGTCTTGCCGCTCTTATCGGGGGATTTGAGGGATTTTCCGTCCTCTTTGAAGCGGACAACGGGAAGGACTTTATCCGTCAGACCAGCGAAGGAAAGACACCGGACATCGTCCTCCTCGATATTCAAATGCACGAGATGGACGGCTATGCCACTGCCGCATGGATCAAGGAAAACCTGCCGGAAACAAAGGTCCTGGCCTTGTCCATGTACGACAACGATGCCGCCATCATTCGGATGCTCCGTCAGGGGGCCCGGGGGTATGTCCTAAAGGACATCGAGCCCGCCGAACTGAAACAGGCGCTCCGTGACCTGCACACCAAAGGGTATTATCATACCGACATGGTGACGGGGCGGCTGATCAATTCCATGAACCAGGAAGACCAGGCGGTCCTCTCGGAGCGTGAACAGGAATTCCTGACCTGGGCGTGTACCGAGCTCACCTATAAAGCAATCGCAGACGAGATGAACCTGAGCCCGCGGACCATCGACGGGTATCGGGATGCGTTGTTTGAAAAGCTGCACACCAAGAGCAGGGTAGGTTTGGTGGTCTACGCGATCAAGCATGGGATCGTGCGGGTCTAG
- a CDS encoding OmpA family protein: MKTHGYCKLTVALTVMPALFVALALRGQPLLAQDTTTHFVKPLTGASGFRTWSIGLTGGALAPVAGIGGTNDYTQWMATLGYGAYIKYQVTHGLGFQLDYLGGTLQGNNSKVQSDGTYRVGPYSSFKTDLHWTGTLSAVYSFTNINWLWRRNILIPYVSLGAGMAGYAPTMTASSGETVAYKPGSEIHEFVVPVGAGCKFNVAPGINIDLGYKMYFLDADNLDGTERIPGHKDRFSYGYAGLEFALGPRSKPQLAADNPVYDLHRQMRQENEELRSRLMDETQAALDANKAKLAQVTALQEQIDKMKSDADGDGVSDYFDKCPNTPPGVKVDGSGCPLDTTPRVQTFQITEEDRRIVREAIQNLEFDFAKASIRPTSYPSLDRVAEILVNKHFSLKLAGHTDNVGSPSRNMRLSKDRAESVKAYLVSRGANPSRIEATGYGQTQPIASNRTADGRQKNRRVEFTLY, from the coding sequence ATGAAAACCCATGGCTATTGCAAGCTCACGGTTGCGCTTACCGTCATGCCCGCGCTTTTTGTCGCGCTGGCGCTTCGGGGGCAACCCCTTCTTGCCCAAGACACTACCACCCATTTCGTGAAGCCCCTGACCGGCGCCTCCGGCTTCCGCACCTGGTCCATCGGCCTCACCGGCGGCGCCCTCGCCCCCGTTGCCGGCATCGGCGGCACCAACGACTATACCCAGTGGATGGCCACCCTCGGGTATGGCGCTTATATTAAATACCAGGTCACCCACGGCCTTGGTTTTCAATTGGATTACCTCGGCGGTACGCTCCAGGGGAATAATTCCAAAGTCCAAAGCGACGGCACCTACAGGGTCGGGCCTTACAGCTCATTTAAAACAGACCTCCACTGGACCGGTACCCTTAGCGCCGTATATTCCTTTACCAACATCAACTGGTTATGGAGACGAAACATCCTGATCCCCTATGTCTCGCTGGGGGCAGGTATGGCCGGGTACGCCCCCACCATGACCGCTTCTTCCGGCGAAACGGTGGCGTACAAACCGGGTAGCGAAATCCACGAGTTCGTCGTCCCGGTCGGCGCCGGTTGTAAATTCAACGTCGCCCCCGGCATTAACATAGACCTGGGCTATAAAATGTATTTTCTCGACGCCGATAACCTCGATGGGACCGAACGCATCCCCGGGCATAAAGACCGTTTTTCCTACGGATACGCCGGTCTTGAATTTGCCCTTGGCCCCCGTTCCAAACCCCAGTTGGCCGCAGACAACCCCGTGTACGACCTTCACCGGCAGATGCGTCAGGAGAACGAGGAGCTCCGTTCCCGTTTGATGGACGAGACTCAGGCCGCGCTTGACGCGAACAAGGCCAAGCTCGCCCAGGTCACCGCCCTCCAGGAACAAATTGATAAAATGAAGTCCGACGCCGACGGGGACGGCGTCTCCGATTATTTTGATAAATGCCCCAACACCCCGCCCGGGGTCAAGGTCGACGGCTCCGGTTGTCCCCTCGACACCACCCCGCGCGTCCAGACCTTCCAGATCACCGAGGAAGACCGCCGGATCGTCCGCGAAGCCATCCAAAACCTCGAATTCGACTTTGCCAAGGCCTCCATCCGCCCTACGTCCTATCCCAGCCTCGACCGCGTCGCCGAGATCCTGGTGAATAAACATTTTAGCCTAAAGCTAGCCGGGCATACCGACAATGTCGGGTCCCCTTCCCGGAACATGCGCCTGTCCAAAGACAGGGCAGAATCCGTCAAAGCCTACCTCGTCTCCCGCGGAGCGAACCCCTCCCGGATCGAGGCTACGGGCTACGGCCAGACCCAACCCATCGCGTCGAACCGGACGGCCGACGGCCGCCAGAAGAACCGGAGGGTGGAGTTTACGCTATACTAG
- a CDS encoding TIGR01777 family oxidoreductase translates to MPFHKIVLAGGNGYLGGVLAAYYSPLAEEVVLLSRSKAPTRGNIRTVVWDATREGAWAAELRNADLLVNLCGKNVNCRYTRKNRQAILRSRVRPTALLGRVIRRLTHPPALWINVTSATIYRHAEDRPQDEAHGELGKGFSVDICRSWERVFFAAETPGVRKVALRMGIVFGAEDGVFPRLQKLVSWGLGGPQGNGRQYVSWIHETDAARVTEWLLHHPEMEGAINCTAPYPVTNEEQMRIIRGGHWGLPAPAWLLSIGARLIGTETELILKSRWVLPTRLENAGFVFKYAHLEDAVAEIRI, encoded by the coding sequence ATGCCATTTCATAAAATCGTCCTCGCCGGGGGCAATGGGTACCTTGGCGGCGTGCTGGCGGCGTATTATAGCCCACTAGCGGAAGAAGTCGTCCTGTTGAGCCGTTCAAAAGCACCCACCCGCGGCAACATCCGGACCGTTGTCTGGGACGCCACCAGGGAGGGCGCCTGGGCCGCCGAACTAAGAAACGCCGACCTGCTCGTCAACCTCTGCGGGAAAAACGTCAACTGCCGCTATACCCGCAAAAACCGCCAGGCCATCCTCCGCTCCCGCGTGAGGCCGACCGCCCTCTTAGGCCGGGTGATTCGCCGGCTGACACACCCGCCCGCACTTTGGATCAACGTGACTTCCGCCACCATCTACCGGCACGCCGAAGACCGTCCCCAGGACGAGGCCCACGGCGAGCTGGGTAAGGGTTTTTCGGTGGACATCTGCCGGAGTTGGGAGCGCGTCTTTTTTGCCGCGGAGACACCGGGTGTCCGGAAGGTGGCCTTACGGATGGGGATCGTCTTTGGCGCGGAGGACGGCGTCTTCCCGAGGTTACAAAAGCTGGTCAGCTGGGGTTTAGGTGGACCCCAGGGCAACGGCCGGCAATACGTAAGCTGGATACACGAAACCGATGCCGCCCGGGTCACCGAATGGTTGCTCCACCACCCGGAGATGGAAGGCGCGATCAATTGTACGGCGCCCTACCCGGTAACCAATGAGGAACAGATGCGCATTATCCGGGGCGGCCACTGGGGGCTCCCGGCCCCCGCCTGGCTCTTGTCGATCGGCGCCCGCCTGATTGGAACGGAAACCGAACTGATCCTAAAAAGCCGCTGGGTTTTACCCACCCGCTTGGAAAATGCCGGTTTTGTCTTCAAATACGCCCATTTGGAAGACGCAGTGGCAGAAATCCGTATTTAA
- a CDS encoding sensor histidine kinase has product MQEEVWVVLVAGSLIFLVLVGILVFVLLFYQKRRFQHARKLLEMEKTYSEAMLLSQLEIREETFRNISQEIHDNIGQVLSFIKLNLNTLNLHGDDRDEDKLRQSRGLLTRAIQDLRDIARTLDTDFIKDMGLAEAIEQQLTILGKSFATTYVEEGKSYRLDVRVELVGFRVVQELLNNIVKHAGASEIGIRIGYGEDQVAVEIRDNGSGFVLEEATPGRGLGLRNMISRMELIRGQIRIDRLPEGGSLATILLPND; this is encoded by the coding sequence ATGCAAGAGGAAGTCTGGGTAGTGCTGGTGGCGGGCAGCCTCATCTTCCTGGTGCTGGTCGGCATCCTGGTCTTCGTCCTGCTTTTCTATCAGAAGAGGCGTTTCCAGCATGCGCGCAAGCTCCTGGAAATGGAAAAGACCTATTCGGAGGCCATGCTGTTGTCCCAGTTGGAGATCCGGGAGGAGACCTTCCGCAACATCAGCCAGGAGATCCATGACAACATCGGCCAGGTATTGAGTTTTATCAAGCTGAACCTGAACACCCTGAACCTCCATGGGGATGACCGGGACGAAGACAAACTCCGGCAATCCAGGGGACTCCTGACCCGCGCCATCCAGGACCTGAGGGACATCGCCCGGACGCTGGACACGGACTTTATCAAAGATATGGGGCTGGCTGAAGCGATCGAACAACAACTGACGATCCTGGGGAAATCGTTTGCCACCACCTACGTGGAGGAGGGGAAGTCTTACCGCCTCGATGTTCGCGTAGAACTGGTGGGTTTCCGGGTGGTGCAGGAACTGCTGAACAATATCGTCAAACACGCCGGGGCCTCGGAGATCGGCATCCGCATCGGCTATGGAGAGGATCAGGTGGCCGTGGAGATCCGCGACAACGGATCGGGCTTTGTCCTGGAGGAGGCGACGCCCGGACGGGGCCTTGGATTACGCAATATGATCAGCCGTATGGAGCTCATCCGGGGACAGATCAGGATCGATCGCCTCCCGGAGGGTGGATCGCTGGCGACTATTCTACTACCAAATGATTAA
- the phoU gene encoding phosphate signaling complex protein PhoU produces MTQLELELNEVKNEVGNMWALVTSQLNKARESILHFDKDLAREVMQREKRVNAYELKIDRDCENIFALYCPVAIDLRFLLAALKINNNLERIGDIADGIARYVIDAPAPFPKPLMEATELLKMFQDSIDVMRDAKSSFESEDTVLARTIFEKDEVLDRFNLSANHKIAEVIKKDINLTTEAMYVLSIIRKLERVGDQCTNIAEEIIFYIEAKVLKHTPQK; encoded by the coding sequence ATGACACAACTGGAACTTGAGCTTAACGAAGTAAAGAATGAAGTAGGCAACATGTGGGCTCTGGTAACCTCACAACTCAACAAAGCGAGGGAGTCCATCCTCCATTTTGACAAAGACCTCGCCCGCGAAGTGATGCAACGGGAAAAACGGGTCAACGCCTACGAGCTGAAGATCGACCGCGACTGCGAAAACATCTTCGCCCTCTACTGCCCCGTGGCCATCGACCTCCGTTTTCTCTTAGCCGCGCTAAAGATCAACAACAACCTCGAACGCATCGGCGACATCGCCGACGGCATCGCCCGTTACGTGATCGACGCCCCCGCCCCCTTCCCCAAACCGCTGATGGAAGCCACCGAACTCCTCAAGATGTTCCAGGACTCCATCGACGTCATGCGGGACGCTAAGTCCTCCTTCGAAAGCGAGGATACGGTCCTTGCCCGGACCATCTTTGAAAAGGACGAGGTACTGGACAGGTTTAACCTGAGCGCTAATCATAAGATTGCGGAGGTGATCAAGAAGGATATCAACCTGACCACCGAAGCGATGTATGTGCTATCCATCATACGCAAGCTGGAGCGTGTGGGGGATCAGTGTACTAATATTGCGGAAGAGATTATTTTCTATATTGAGGCTAAGGTTTTGAAGCATACGCCGCAGAAGTAA
- the pstS gene encoding phosphate ABC transporter substrate-binding protein PstS translates to MQTSFKTLFASGALLLALSLPTVTMTSCNGGGGKDTAASSDDNTLLGAGSTFVYPLFSKQFAEYNTTTGLKVNYQSIGSGGGILQLTNKTVDFGDSDAPLNDDQAKKIAADVLHIPMCSGAVAISYNLPDLKDTLKLTPSVLADLFIGKITSWDDKAIASINPGVKLPKLPVVIAHRSDGSGTTNIFTSYLSKVDTGWAGKVGKGSSVNWPVGLGGKGTEGVAGTIKQTPGAIGYIELAYAVQNKMAFAKLQNKSGNFITPTVASTTAAGNVQIPADSKISLSNTEAADGYPIAGFTWAIIYKEQNYNGRSQDRATKLVKLLWWNIHDGQKFAEPLTYAPLAPAAVTVAENILKSATYDGKPILQ, encoded by the coding sequence ATGCAGACCTCTTTTAAAACCTTGTTTGCTTCGGGCGCGCTCCTGCTCGCCCTCAGCCTGCCGACAGTAACCATGACGAGCTGTAACGGCGGCGGCGGCAAAGACACGGCAGCCTCCTCCGACGACAATACGCTCCTGGGCGCCGGTAGTACGTTTGTTTACCCTCTTTTTTCCAAACAGTTCGCTGAGTACAATACAACCACCGGGCTGAAGGTGAACTACCAGTCCATCGGTTCCGGCGGCGGCATCCTGCAGCTGACCAACAAGACCGTTGACTTCGGTGATTCCGACGCTCCCCTGAACGACGACCAGGCCAAGAAGATCGCCGCAGACGTCCTGCACATCCCGATGTGCTCCGGCGCCGTAGCGATCTCTTACAACCTGCCCGACCTGAAGGATACGCTGAAGCTGACGCCCTCCGTACTGGCGGACCTCTTTATCGGCAAGATCACTTCCTGGGATGACAAGGCCATCGCCTCCATCAACCCCGGTGTGAAACTCCCCAAGCTTCCCGTCGTGATCGCTCACCGTAGCGATGGTAGCGGTACCACCAACATCTTCACGTCTTACCTGTCCAAAGTCGACACCGGCTGGGCTGGTAAAGTCGGTAAAGGTTCCTCCGTCAACTGGCCCGTAGGGCTGGGTGGCAAGGGTACCGAAGGCGTTGCCGGCACCATCAAGCAAACGCCCGGCGCCATCGGTTATATCGAGCTGGCGTATGCCGTGCAGAACAAGATGGCCTTTGCAAAGCTGCAGAACAAGAGCGGGAACTTCATTACGCCCACCGTCGCCAGCACCACTGCCGCCGGGAACGTACAGATCCCCGCCGATTCCAAGATTTCCCTTTCCAACACGGAAGCTGCCGATGGGTATCCCATCGCCGGGTTCACCTGGGCGATTATCTATAAGGAGCAAAACTACAACGGCCGCTCCCAGGATCGCGCCACCAAGCTCGTGAAGCTGCTGTGGTGGAACATCCACGACGGTCAGAAGTTTGCCGAGCCCCTGACCTACGCCCCGCTGGCCCCCGCTGCCGTCACCGTAGCTGAAAACATTTTGAAATCCGCTACGTATGATGGAAAGCCCATTCTTCAATAA
- the pstB gene encoding phosphate ABC transporter ATP-binding protein PstB — MEDTIVRTQNFNAYFGTNHVVKNVNIEIPRNNTIAVMGPSGCGKTTFLRCINRMHELIAGAHVDGNMWLHQEDVYDMHPIFVRLKIGMVFQRPNPFPNLSIYDNVIAGYKLVGMKLPKPQRDQKVEESLTKAALWNEVKDSLHKKGTFLSGGQQQRLCIARAIAMEPEVMLFDEPTSALDPISTASIEELFHDLKKSFTLIIVTHNMQQAARVSDRTAFFYMGELVEFDDTKQMFTNPKDIRTQNYITGRFS, encoded by the coding sequence ATGGAAGATACAATTGTAAGAACCCAGAACTTCAACGCTTACTTTGGGACCAACCACGTCGTCAAGAACGTCAACATAGAAATACCCCGGAACAACACGATCGCCGTCATGGGTCCTTCCGGCTGCGGCAAAACCACGTTCCTGCGTTGTATCAACCGGATGCACGAGCTCATCGCCGGCGCCCACGTCGACGGCAATATGTGGCTCCACCAGGAAGATGTGTACGACATGCACCCCATTTTCGTCCGTCTCAAGATCGGGATGGTGTTCCAACGCCCCAACCCCTTCCCCAACCTCAGCATCTACGACAACGTCATCGCCGGGTACAAGCTCGTCGGCATGAAGCTCCCCAAGCCCCAACGCGACCAAAAGGTCGAGGAATCCCTCACCAAGGCCGCCCTCTGGAACGAGGTTAAAGACTCCCTCCACAAAAAGGGCACCTTCCTCTCCGGCGGCCAGCAACAACGCCTTTGTATCGCCCGCGCCATCGCCATGGAACCCGAAGTGATGCTGTTCGACGAACCCACCAGCGCCCTCGACCCTATCTCCACGGCCTCCATCGAGGAGCTCTTCCACGACCTCAAAAAGAGCTTTACCCTCATCATCGTCACCCACAACATGCAACAGGCCGCCCGCGTCAGCGACCGGACCGCCTTTTTCTATATGGGCGAACTCGTCGAATTCGACGACACCAAACAAATGTTCACCAACCCGAAGGACATACGGACCCAAAACTATATCACGGGCCGCTTCAGTTAA
- the pstC gene encoding phosphate ABC transporter permease subunit PstC yields the protein MMESPFFNKEVIPSAEITRKSWLLRVIPYLYDKEKAVTIVKPKAKTANRSSKQIRMENFFRSALIWIAAAMVVLVLGIMVTLVWQSIPSIKALGIKYLWGKTWDPVSDVYGAWPFLIGTLLTSFTALIISVPFSFAVAVFLGEYYPNGWLSNFLKNAVELIAAVPSVIYGFWGLFVLVPIVRGLESKIGAPPFGVGIFSASLVLSIMIIPYAASLSRELIRLVPSHLKEGAYALGATRYEVIKNVILPYTKSGLLAGVLLSLGRALGETMAVTMVIGNSSMLPKGLYFLFNPGNTMASVIANEFTEAASTVYLSALIELGLVLFLVTVVINMIGKRIISRFTNE from the coding sequence ATGATGGAAAGCCCATTCTTCAATAAGGAAGTCATACCTTCCGCTGAAATTACCCGCAAGAGCTGGCTCTTGCGGGTAATTCCTTATCTATACGACAAGGAAAAAGCCGTGACGATCGTAAAACCAAAAGCTAAAACCGCCAACCGCTCCTCCAAGCAGATCCGGATGGAGAATTTTTTCCGGAGCGCCCTGATCTGGATCGCCGCCGCCATGGTGGTGCTGGTCCTGGGGATCATGGTGACGTTGGTATGGCAATCGATCCCCTCGATAAAGGCCCTGGGGATCAAATACCTGTGGGGTAAGACCTGGGATCCTGTGAGTGATGTTTACGGCGCCTGGCCTTTTCTGATCGGTACTTTGCTCACCTCTTTTACCGCACTGATCATCAGCGTCCCGTTTTCTTTTGCCGTGGCCGTTTTCCTCGGTGAATACTATCCGAACGGCTGGCTGTCCAACTTTTTGAAGAACGCCGTGGAGCTCATCGCCGCGGTGCCTTCGGTGATCTACGGGTTCTGGGGTTTGTTTGTACTCGTCCCCATCGTCCGGGGCCTTGAGAGCAAGATCGGCGCCCCCCCCTTTGGCGTCGGCATTTTCTCCGCCTCCCTGGTTCTGTCCATCATGATCATCCCTTACGCGGCCTCCCTCTCCCGGGAGCTCATCCGCCTGGTCCCCTCCCACCTGAAAGAGGGCGCTTATGCCTTAGGCGCCACCCGGTACGAGGTCATCAAAAACGTCATCCTCCCCTATACGAAATCGGGTCTTCTTGCCGGCGTCCTGCTTTCCCTGGGCCGCGCCCTGGGGGAAACCATGGCCGTCACCATGGTCATCGGGAACAGCAGCATGCTCCCCAAGGGGCTGTACTTCCTGTTCAATCCTGGGAACACCATGGCCTCCGTCATTGCCAACGAATTTACCGAGGCGGCCAGCACGGTCTACCTCAGCGCGCTCATCGAGCTGGGGCTGGTGCTTTTCCTGGTCACCGTCGTCATTAATATGATCGGCAAACGCATCATTTCCAGATTCACGAACGAATAG